From the Solanum pennellii chromosome 4, SPENNV200 genome, one window contains:
- the LOC107018401 gene encoding ammonium transporter 1 member 2, whose amino-acid sequence MASAMTCSAAELFPHLGSSANATAAAEFICGRFSAVSEYLTNTTYAVDTTYLLFSAYLVFAMQLGFAMLCAGSVRAKNTMNIMLTNVLDAAAGGLSYYLFGFAFAFGAPSNGFIGKHFFGLKEFPSQAFDYSYFLYQWAFAIAAAGITSGSIAERTQFVAYLIYSSFLTGFVYPIVSHWFWSGDGWASASKTDGNLLFGSGVIDFAGSGVVHMVGGIAGLWGAFIEGPRIGRFDRSGRSVALRGHSASLVVLGTFLLWFGWYGFNPGSFLTILKSYDHSTRGTYYGQWSAIGRTAVTTTLAGCTAALTTLFCKRLLVGHWNVVDVCNGLLGGFAAITSGCAVVEPWAAIVCGFIAAWVLIGFNALAAKLKYDDPLEAAQLHGGCGSWGIIFTGLFAKKEYVNEVYPGFPNRPYGLFMGGGGKLLGAQVIQVVVIIGWVSVTMGPLFYLLHKFKLLRISRDDETAGMDLTRHGGFAYIYHDEDEGSSMPGFKMTRVEPTNTSTPDHQNRSVNVVV is encoded by the exons ATGGCCTCCGCCATGACTTGCTCAGCTGCCGAGCTCTTCCCTCATCTCGGCAGCTCAGCAAATGCCACAGCTGCCGCAGAATTCATCTGCGGCCGCTTCTCAGCTGTCTCAGAGTACCTCACAAACACCACCTACGCGGTGGACACCACATACCTCCTCTTCTCGGCTTACCTCGTCTTCGCCATGCAATTGGGATTTGCCATGTTGTGCGCGGGCTCTGTCCGCGCCAAAAACACGATGAATATAATGCTTACAAACGTGCTTGATGCTGCTGCTGGTGGATTGTCTTATTATCTCTTTGgttttgcctttgcctttggAGCTCCTTCTAATggtttcattggaaaacatttttttggATTAAAAGAGTTTCCTTCACAAGCTTTTGACTATAGCTATTTTCTTTATCAATGGGCCTTTGCCATAGCTGCTGCag gTATCACAAGTGGGTCCATAGCTGAAAGAACACAATTTGTGGCTTATCTCATTTACTCTTCATTTTTGACCGGTTTTGTGTACCCAATTGTCTCACATTGGTTCTGGTCCGGTGATGGTTGGGCCAGTGCATCAAAAACCGATGGTAACTTATTATTCGGTTCGGGTGTTATCGATTTTGCTGGGTCCGGTGTTGTTCATATGGTTGGTGGCATTGCCGGTCTATGGGGCGCTTTCATCGAAGGACCACGAATCGGTCGGTTTGATCGGTCCGGTCGGTCTGTTGCCCTAAGAGGCCATAGTGCCTCATTAGTTGTATTAGGTACTTTTTTACTATGGTTCGGTTGGTACGGGTTTAATCCTGGTTCATTTTTAACTATCCTTAAATCATACGATCATTCTACAAGAGGTACTTATTATGGTCAATGGAGCGCGATCGGTAGGACAGCTGTCACGACTACATTGGCTGGTTGTACTGCCGCTCTAACAACTTTGTTTTGTAAGAGGCTTTTAGTGGGACATTGGAATGTAGTTGATGTATGCAACGGTTTACTAGGCGGATTTGCAGCAATCACGTCAGGTTGTGCAGTTGTTGAGCCATGGGCAGCTATAGTTTGTGGATTTATCGCAGCTTGGGTTTTAATTGGATTTAACGCATTGGCAGCTAAATTAAAATACGACGATCCATTAGAAGCAGCACAACTTCATGGTGGTTGCGGTTCATGGGGGATAATATTTACTGGATTATTCGCGAAAAAAGAATATGTCAACGAAGTATATCCAGGATTTCCTAATAGACCATATGGATTGTTTATGGGAGGTGGTGGAAAACTATTAGGTGCACAAGTAATTCAAGTTGTTGTGATTATTGGATGGGTGAGTGTAACAATGGGACCATTGTTTTATTTGTTACATAAGTTTAAGCTATTGAGGATATCGCGAGACGACGAAACAGCAGGGATGGATTTAACAAGACATGGAGGAtttgcatatatatatcatgatgAAGATGAAGGTTCATCTATGCCTGGATTTAAAATGACAAGAGTTGAACCAACTAATACTTCTACACCTGATCATCAAAATAGATCTGTTAATGTGGTtgtataa